Proteins co-encoded in one Astyanax mexicanus isolate ESR-SI-001 chromosome 1, AstMex3_surface, whole genome shotgun sequence genomic window:
- the invs gene encoding inversin isoform X2 translates to MDVNMATQLSLSSSGTTTLSSQVHAAAVNGDRSSLQRLITEPCLRDSEDQFGRTPLMYCVLADRLDCAETLLKAGASVNKADHSKRTALHLAAQKGNVRFMKLLLSRHADWLLKDLEEMTPLHLATRHSSSKPLSLLLKHMAPGEVDTQDRNKQTALHWSAFYNHPEHVKLLIKHDSNIGIPDSEGKIPLHWAAHNKHPNATHTVRCILEAAPTESLLNWQDYEGRTPLHFAVADGNEAVVEVLTSYDGCNVTAYDNLFRTPLHWAALLGHARIVHLLLERNKSGMIPSDSQGATPLHYGAQSNYADTVAVFLKHPSVRDEPDLEGRTAFMWAAGKGSDDVIKTMLELKGHVLDINMADKYGGTALHAAALSGHVSTVRLLLEKGSMVDPLDVMKHTPLFRACEMGHRDVILTLIKGGARVDLVDIDGHSALHWAALGGNAEVCEVLMENGISPNLQDQAGRTPLQCAAYAGYINCMALLIQHHADPNMQDKEGRTALHWSCNNGYLDAVKLLLGCGAFPNHMEHTEERYTPLDYALLGEHQEVTQFLLEHGAMSIAAIQDIAASTIQALYKGYKVRRAFKERKNLLMRHEQLRKDAAKKREEERRREAVQQHSLAEAGLHKQMSLLRLGDNRPPLAEMEPHIDRKNLVTPKGHKPRKPLKAHHSQSRMDKKLKPQEHRKQTETPDPPHLSVTLTPPVTSPSIKRRSDAVIEAHGSEESSTRPERRSPAGSSRPGSARPAHPGSHPAPGPTETTTASRTTVHSRPRTSRSHSRASSAARSKVPQAGSSESSTEPQPKAPTAVRRSCSAAAAPAQQFSTSTYSEKLSRPKREKERTDKEKEKGAGAERGRERAVERDKNKGKEIEAGKERRKDSEKEKRVEKEKEHRRKSLHKKNQAARMIQTAWRRSRVRRRLREVLCGGVKRAEPAEVTAIVVQFLWDQKVHLDIGNLKTNSSVQSAPVKTAGKKSSVLQNIYGGAQAKRGRSLRSVSNLSTHSQSQLLLDLSLKSSKQLSGVECVHLLDSLSQAKQYSYHLRPQSAGSQSSHNSRTKH, encoded by the exons GCGACGCAGCTGTCCCTGAGCTCATCTGGAACTACCACTTTAAGCTCTCAGGTGCACGCAGCTGCCGTGAACGGAGATAGGAGCTCCTTACAGAGACTGATCACAG agcCGTGTCTGAGGGACAGTGAGGATCAGTTTGGGAGGACTCCTCTGATGTACTGTGTGCTGGCTGACCGCTTGGACTGtgccgagacgttactgaaggcGGGAGCTTCTGTCAACAAAGCTGACCACAGCAAGAGGACAGCCCTGCACCTCGCTGCTCagaag GGAAATGTGCGTTTTATGAAGCTGCTGCTGTCACGGCATGCTGATTGGCTGTTGAAGGATCTGGAGGAGATGACGCCTCTGCACTTGGCCACACGCCACTCCAGCTCCAAGCCTCTCTCGCTTCTCCTCAAACACATGGCACCTGGAGAGGTGGACACTCAGGACAGGAACAAA CAGACGGCACTGCACTGGAGTGCATTCTACAACCACCCAGAGCATGTAAAGCTGCTGATCAAACACGACTCAAACATCGGGATCCCAGACAGCGAGGGCAAAATCCCTCTACACTGGGCAGCTCACAACAAACACCCTAACGCCACACACACTGTGCGCTGCATTCtg GAAGCCGCTCCCACCGAGTCCCTGTTGAACTGGCAGGACTATGAGGGGCGGACCCCGCTTCATTTTGCTGTGGCCGATGGGAACGAGGCGGTGGTGGAGGTCCTGACGTCATACGACGGTTGCAACGTTACAGCTTACGACAACTTGTTCAGGACACCCCTGCACTGGGCAGCACTGCTGG GCCATGCACGGATCGTTCATCTGCTGCTGGAGAGGAATAAGTCCGGCATGATTCCGTCAGACAGCCAGGGAGCCACACCATTGCACTATGGAGCTCAGAGCAACTACGCT GACACGGTGGCGGTGTTTCTGAAGCACCCGTCAGTGCGGGACGAGCCCGATCTGGAAGGCAGGACCGCTTTCATGTGGGCTGCTGGTAAGGGCAGTGATGATGTCATCAAGACCATGCTGGAACTCAAGGGACATGTCCTGGACATCAACATGGCCGACAAGTATGGAGGAACGG cGCTCCATGCAGCGGCACTCTCAGGCCATGTGTCCACGGTGAGGTTGTTGCTGGAGAAGGGGAGCATGGTGGATCCTCTGGACGTCATGAAACACACTCCCCTGTTCCGTGCCTGTGAGATGGGCCACAGAGATGTCATTCTCACACTCATTAAAG GTGGGGCGCGTGTGGACCTGGTGGACATAGATGGCCACTCTGCTCTTCACTGGGCAGCACTAGGTGGTAACGCGGAGGTGTGCGAGGTGCTAATGGAGAATGGGATCAGTCCAAACTTGCAGGATCAGGCTGGCCGGACACCCCTGCAGTGTGCTGCCTACGCTGGCTATATTAACTGCATGGCTCTGCTCATCCAACACCACGCTGACCCCAACATGCAGGACAAGGAG ggGAGGACTGCGCTACACTGGTCGTGCAATAATGGTTATCTGGATGCTGTGAAGCTTCTTCTGGGATGTGGAGCGTTCCCCAACCACATGGAGCATACAGAGGAGAG gtacacTCCTCTGGATTATGCTTTACTGGGAGAGCATCAGGAGGTGACTCAGTTTCTGCTGGAGCACGGCGCCATGTCCATCGCCGCCATCCAGGACATTGCTGCCTCCACCATCCAGGCCCTCTATAAAGGCTATAAGGTCCGCCGAGCCTTCAAAGAGCGCAAGAACCTCCTCATGAGACATGAGCAGCTCCGAAAAGATGCAGCCAA GAAGAGGGAAGAGGAGCGTCGGCGTGAGGCAGTACAGCAGCACTCACTGGCTGAAGCAGGACTGCACAAACAGATGTCGTTGTTACGGCTTGGGGACAATAGGCCGCCATTGGCTGAGATGGAGCCTCACATAGACAGAAAAAACCTGGTGACACCCAAAGGTCACAAACCTAGAAAACCTTTAAAAGCGCATCATAGCCAGAGCAGGATGGACAAGAAACTAAAACCTCAGG AGCACAGAAAGCAGACAGAAACACCGGACCCCCCTCACCTCTCTGTGACCTTGACCCCACCAGTGACCTCTCCATCGATCAAGCGCAGATCAGATGCAGTGATAGAAGCACATGGATCTGAGGAGTCTAGTACAAGGCCTGAGCGTCGCTCTCCTGCTGGTTCCAGCAGGCCAGGCAGTGCCAGACCAGCACATCCAGGGTCCCATCCAGCACCCGGACCcacagagaccaccacagcatcCAGAACTACAGTCCACTCCAGGCCCAGGACTTCCAGGAGCCACTCGAGGGCTTCCTCAGCAGCTCGGTCTAAAGTACCTCAAGCTGGATCCTCTGAAAGCTCCACAGAACCACAGCCTAAAGCCCCAACAGCAGTCAGAAGGAGCTGCTCAGCTGCAGCCGCTCCTGCCCAGCAATTCAGCACCTCCACTTACTCAGAGAAGCTTTCCAGAcccaagagagagaaagagaggactgataaagagaaggagaaaggagctggagctgagagaggaagagaaagagctGTGGAAAGAGATAAAAACAAAGGGAAAGAGATTGAAGCGGGGAAAGAGAGACGGAAAGATAGTGAGAAAGAGAAACGAGTGGAAAAGGAGAAGGAGCACAGGAGGAAGAGTCTCCATAAGAAGAATCAAGCAGCAAGAATGATACAGACAGCATGGAGGAG atcccgTGTTCGGAGACGCTTGAGGGAAGTGTTGTGTGGAGGTGTAAAAAGGGCGGAGCCTGCAGAGGTCACAGCAATTGTGGTTCAGTTTTTATGGGACCAGAAAGTCCACCTTGATATCGGTAACCTAAAGACCAATTCGTCAGTGCAGTCTGCGCCCGTCAAGACTGCAGGGAAGAAAAGCTCTGTGCTACAAAATATCTATG
- the invs gene encoding inversin isoform X1, protein MDVNMATQLSLSSSGTTTLSSQVHAAAVNGDRSSLQRLITAEPCLRDSEDQFGRTPLMYCVLADRLDCAETLLKAGASVNKADHSKRTALHLAAQKGNVRFMKLLLSRHADWLLKDLEEMTPLHLATRHSSSKPLSLLLKHMAPGEVDTQDRNKQTALHWSAFYNHPEHVKLLIKHDSNIGIPDSEGKIPLHWAAHNKHPNATHTVRCILEAAPTESLLNWQDYEGRTPLHFAVADGNEAVVEVLTSYDGCNVTAYDNLFRTPLHWAALLGHARIVHLLLERNKSGMIPSDSQGATPLHYGAQSNYADTVAVFLKHPSVRDEPDLEGRTAFMWAAGKGSDDVIKTMLELKGHVLDINMADKYGGTALHAAALSGHVSTVRLLLEKGSMVDPLDVMKHTPLFRACEMGHRDVILTLIKGGARVDLVDIDGHSALHWAALGGNAEVCEVLMENGISPNLQDQAGRTPLQCAAYAGYINCMALLIQHHADPNMQDKEGRTALHWSCNNGYLDAVKLLLGCGAFPNHMEHTEERYTPLDYALLGEHQEVTQFLLEHGAMSIAAIQDIAASTIQALYKGYKVRRAFKERKNLLMRHEQLRKDAAKKREEERRREAVQQHSLAEAGLHKQMSLLRLGDNRPPLAEMEPHIDRKNLVTPKGHKPRKPLKAHHSQSRMDKKLKPQEHRKQTETPDPPHLSVTLTPPVTSPSIKRRSDAVIEAHGSEESSTRPERRSPAGSSRPGSARPAHPGSHPAPGPTETTTASRTTVHSRPRTSRSHSRASSAARSKVPQAGSSESSTEPQPKAPTAVRRSCSAAAAPAQQFSTSTYSEKLSRPKREKERTDKEKEKGAGAERGRERAVERDKNKGKEIEAGKERRKDSEKEKRVEKEKEHRRKSLHKKNQAARMIQTAWRRSRVRRRLREVLCGGVKRAEPAEVTAIVVQFLWDQKVHLDIGNLKTNSSVQSAPVKTAGKKSSVLQNIYGGAQAKRGRSLRSVSNLSTHSQSQLLLDLSLKSSKQLSGVECVHLLDSLSQAKQYSYHLRPQSAGSQSSHNSRTKH, encoded by the exons GCGACGCAGCTGTCCCTGAGCTCATCTGGAACTACCACTTTAAGCTCTCAGGTGCACGCAGCTGCCGTGAACGGAGATAGGAGCTCCTTACAGAGACTGATCACAG cagagcCGTGTCTGAGGGACAGTGAGGATCAGTTTGGGAGGACTCCTCTGATGTACTGTGTGCTGGCTGACCGCTTGGACTGtgccgagacgttactgaaggcGGGAGCTTCTGTCAACAAAGCTGACCACAGCAAGAGGACAGCCCTGCACCTCGCTGCTCagaag GGAAATGTGCGTTTTATGAAGCTGCTGCTGTCACGGCATGCTGATTGGCTGTTGAAGGATCTGGAGGAGATGACGCCTCTGCACTTGGCCACACGCCACTCCAGCTCCAAGCCTCTCTCGCTTCTCCTCAAACACATGGCACCTGGAGAGGTGGACACTCAGGACAGGAACAAA CAGACGGCACTGCACTGGAGTGCATTCTACAACCACCCAGAGCATGTAAAGCTGCTGATCAAACACGACTCAAACATCGGGATCCCAGACAGCGAGGGCAAAATCCCTCTACACTGGGCAGCTCACAACAAACACCCTAACGCCACACACACTGTGCGCTGCATTCtg GAAGCCGCTCCCACCGAGTCCCTGTTGAACTGGCAGGACTATGAGGGGCGGACCCCGCTTCATTTTGCTGTGGCCGATGGGAACGAGGCGGTGGTGGAGGTCCTGACGTCATACGACGGTTGCAACGTTACAGCTTACGACAACTTGTTCAGGACACCCCTGCACTGGGCAGCACTGCTGG GCCATGCACGGATCGTTCATCTGCTGCTGGAGAGGAATAAGTCCGGCATGATTCCGTCAGACAGCCAGGGAGCCACACCATTGCACTATGGAGCTCAGAGCAACTACGCT GACACGGTGGCGGTGTTTCTGAAGCACCCGTCAGTGCGGGACGAGCCCGATCTGGAAGGCAGGACCGCTTTCATGTGGGCTGCTGGTAAGGGCAGTGATGATGTCATCAAGACCATGCTGGAACTCAAGGGACATGTCCTGGACATCAACATGGCCGACAAGTATGGAGGAACGG cGCTCCATGCAGCGGCACTCTCAGGCCATGTGTCCACGGTGAGGTTGTTGCTGGAGAAGGGGAGCATGGTGGATCCTCTGGACGTCATGAAACACACTCCCCTGTTCCGTGCCTGTGAGATGGGCCACAGAGATGTCATTCTCACACTCATTAAAG GTGGGGCGCGTGTGGACCTGGTGGACATAGATGGCCACTCTGCTCTTCACTGGGCAGCACTAGGTGGTAACGCGGAGGTGTGCGAGGTGCTAATGGAGAATGGGATCAGTCCAAACTTGCAGGATCAGGCTGGCCGGACACCCCTGCAGTGTGCTGCCTACGCTGGCTATATTAACTGCATGGCTCTGCTCATCCAACACCACGCTGACCCCAACATGCAGGACAAGGAG ggGAGGACTGCGCTACACTGGTCGTGCAATAATGGTTATCTGGATGCTGTGAAGCTTCTTCTGGGATGTGGAGCGTTCCCCAACCACATGGAGCATACAGAGGAGAG gtacacTCCTCTGGATTATGCTTTACTGGGAGAGCATCAGGAGGTGACTCAGTTTCTGCTGGAGCACGGCGCCATGTCCATCGCCGCCATCCAGGACATTGCTGCCTCCACCATCCAGGCCCTCTATAAAGGCTATAAGGTCCGCCGAGCCTTCAAAGAGCGCAAGAACCTCCTCATGAGACATGAGCAGCTCCGAAAAGATGCAGCCAA GAAGAGGGAAGAGGAGCGTCGGCGTGAGGCAGTACAGCAGCACTCACTGGCTGAAGCAGGACTGCACAAACAGATGTCGTTGTTACGGCTTGGGGACAATAGGCCGCCATTGGCTGAGATGGAGCCTCACATAGACAGAAAAAACCTGGTGACACCCAAAGGTCACAAACCTAGAAAACCTTTAAAAGCGCATCATAGCCAGAGCAGGATGGACAAGAAACTAAAACCTCAGG AGCACAGAAAGCAGACAGAAACACCGGACCCCCCTCACCTCTCTGTGACCTTGACCCCACCAGTGACCTCTCCATCGATCAAGCGCAGATCAGATGCAGTGATAGAAGCACATGGATCTGAGGAGTCTAGTACAAGGCCTGAGCGTCGCTCTCCTGCTGGTTCCAGCAGGCCAGGCAGTGCCAGACCAGCACATCCAGGGTCCCATCCAGCACCCGGACCcacagagaccaccacagcatcCAGAACTACAGTCCACTCCAGGCCCAGGACTTCCAGGAGCCACTCGAGGGCTTCCTCAGCAGCTCGGTCTAAAGTACCTCAAGCTGGATCCTCTGAAAGCTCCACAGAACCACAGCCTAAAGCCCCAACAGCAGTCAGAAGGAGCTGCTCAGCTGCAGCCGCTCCTGCCCAGCAATTCAGCACCTCCACTTACTCAGAGAAGCTTTCCAGAcccaagagagagaaagagaggactgataaagagaaggagaaaggagctggagctgagagaggaagagaaagagctGTGGAAAGAGATAAAAACAAAGGGAAAGAGATTGAAGCGGGGAAAGAGAGACGGAAAGATAGTGAGAAAGAGAAACGAGTGGAAAAGGAGAAGGAGCACAGGAGGAAGAGTCTCCATAAGAAGAATCAAGCAGCAAGAATGATACAGACAGCATGGAGGAG atcccgTGTTCGGAGACGCTTGAGGGAAGTGTTGTGTGGAGGTGTAAAAAGGGCGGAGCCTGCAGAGGTCACAGCAATTGTGGTTCAGTTTTTATGGGACCAGAAAGTCCACCTTGATATCGGTAACCTAAAGACCAATTCGTCAGTGCAGTCTGCGCCCGTCAAGACTGCAGGGAAGAAAAGCTCTGTGCTACAAAATATCTATG